A genome region from Sulfurovum sp. TSL6 includes the following:
- a CDS encoding porin, with amino-acid sequence MKKLMASIALTSMMTSTLLVAEIQNVDIKQLREDVDALKARDKQIEYHSMSAFQLAGYASLDYINEENEDGSFSELKFSPLLLYTYGDIFLFEAEVEFEINDEGETETNLEYAAGTFFINDYMGLQVGKFLSPIGQFVQNLHPSWINKLPSAPVGFGHDGAAPSSNIGIALRGGLPKMGDIRSNYTIFVANAPSFGVADDGDVIIDTEAKTDVSDATMTIGGRYAINPLGNMEIGVSLATGEVEEELPSEETVVRDYDVFGTDIMYNINALNLKAEYIQQKIGENTLSTLEGGTWRAWYAQAAYQFSSVNLEPVVRYSDYHNPETDRNQWALGLNYLFANNLIAKVAYEFNEDEDDTAIDSHANNDRFLVQFAIGF; translated from the coding sequence ATGAAAAAGTTAATGGCTAGTATTGCACTAACTTCGATGATGACATCAACACTTTTAGTAGCAGAAATACAGAATGTTGATATAAAACAGTTACGTGAAGATGTAGACGCCTTGAAAGCAAGAGATAAACAAATTGAATATCATTCAATGTCTGCTTTTCAATTGGCAGGCTACGCTTCTCTTGACTATATAAATGAAGAGAATGAAGATGGATCCTTCTCTGAGCTTAAGTTCTCCCCTTTATTACTTTACACATATGGTGATATCTTTCTGTTTGAAGCTGAAGTAGAATTTGAGATCAATGATGAAGGTGAAACTGAAACTAACCTTGAATATGCTGCAGGTACATTCTTTATCAATGATTATATGGGGTTACAAGTAGGGAAGTTTTTGTCACCTATAGGACAGTTTGTACAAAACTTACATCCTTCCTGGATCAATAAACTTCCAAGTGCCCCAGTCGGCTTTGGTCATGATGGGGCAGCACCTTCTTCCAATATTGGTATTGCACTTCGGGGAGGTTTGCCGAAAATGGGAGACATACGAAGTAACTATACTATTTTTGTGGCAAATGCACCGAGCTTTGGTGTAGCAGATGATGGTGACGTGATAATTGATACCGAGGCTAAAACAGACGTTAGTGATGCAACTATGACAATTGGTGGACGTTATGCTATTAATCCTTTGGGAAATATGGAAATTGGCGTTTCTTTGGCAACTGGAGAAGTTGAAGAGGAATTACCCTCAGAAGAAACTGTTGTACGTGATTACGATGTATTTGGAACAGATATAATGTATAACATTAATGCTCTCAATTTAAAAGCTGAGTATATCCAACAAAAAATTGGTGAAAATACTTTGAGTACATTAGAGGGTGGCACATGGAGAGCATGGTATGCTCAGGCAGCCTATCAATTTTCATCGGTGAACCTTGAACCCGTAGTTCGTTACAGTGATTATCATAATCCTGAGACCGACCGCAACCAATGGGCACTTGGATTGAACTATCTTTTTGCTAATAATCTGATCGCCAAAGTTGCATATGAGTTCAATGAGGATGAAGATGATACAGCAATTGATTCACATGCGAATAACGATCGTTTCCTTGTACAGTTTGCAATTGGTTTTTAG